The Metabacillus sediminilitoris genome window below encodes:
- a CDS encoding TlpA disulfide reductase family protein — translation MKKRYFMLMLLSFICVYFFSGINQTEASGDMIEGEKAADFTLKTVDEKVIKLSDFNGKVVVINFWTTWCAYCQEEMDELIKFSGETKSANVELLGVNVTSAENNIQAVSQFVKGLHLPFHIALDVKGEVSKQYQVLGIPTTYIIDGKGIVRKKILGPVTSEMLKNVISKLE, via the coding sequence ATGAAAAAACGATATTTTATGCTTATGTTGTTAAGTTTTATATGCGTCTATTTTTTTAGCGGCATAAATCAGACAGAGGCTAGTGGAGATATGATAGAAGGTGAAAAAGCTGCTGATTTTACGTTAAAAACAGTTGATGAAAAAGTAATTAAGCTATCTGATTTTAATGGGAAAGTCGTCGTCATAAATTTTTGGACGACATGGTGTGCATATTGTCAGGAAGAAATGGATGAATTAATAAAATTTTCAGGAGAAACAAAATCAGCTAACGTTGAGCTGTTAGGTGTAAATGTAACATCAGCTGAAAATAATATTCAAGCTGTCAGTCAATTTGTAAAGGGACTTCATCTGCCATTTCACATTGCTCTTGATGTAAAAGGCGAAGTTTCCAAGCAATATCAAGTTCTTGGGATTCCAACAACGTATATCATTGACGGGAAAGGGATCGTGAGAAAAAAAATCTTAGGCCCAGTTACCTCAGAAATGTTGAAAAATGTGATCTCCAAATTAGAATAA